CTCTCCTTTATAAATTAGTCGTTTGAATGAAAAAGTTATTACAACGACGGGTGCTGTCATCTATCTATTTAGTCTCTTATACCCAGCAGTTCCAACATTTTATTTACGTCCGTTGTGGGAAGCTCGCAATGGTAATTTAGACAAACATAGGCCGTTGCTTTTCCGTTCAGGCCAGACTGATTTTGGGTAAACTCGGCCAGACGGGTGATTTCCGGGGTTTCCGGTTCACTGGGACGGAAGAGAACGACTTTATTGGGGATAAATTGCCTTCTCAGGGCCTGAAGCATAACTTTTGTGTCTTCAGCCTGGGAATTGCCGACCATGACGACCTCATAGGAAGGTCCTATTGCAAAATCCAAAGCCACCAGGAGTTGCGTATGGGCTATGGGAGATTCTTTGACATTGGCAGAGAAGACACGCCCGATTTTTGCAGCCTTCGCTTCAAGATCCGGATTCGCTGTGATACGCCCCAGACGGAGCAGGTTTAACATGGCTACCGAGTTACCCGAAGGGACCGCGCCATCATAAATTTCTTTGGGGCGGATCAGTAGATTTTCACCATCATGGGCCGTAAAGTAAAATCCTCCATTCCTTTCATCCCAAAAGTATTTAATCAAATCGGCATTCAGATCCAGAGCAGCCTGTAAATAAGGGACCTGGAAAGTTGCTTCATAAAGCTCGAGCAATCCCCAGATCAAGAATGCGTAATCATCCACATTGGCCGGTAATCCGGCTTGACCATGGCGATAACGATGGAGAAGACGTCCTTCCGGGTTGCGGAGATGCCCAAAGATAAAATCTACGGCCCGCCGGGCAGCTTCGGCATACGCCGGTTCATCAAGGACCTGGGCTCCTTTTGCCAGGGCTGCAATCATGAGTCCGTTCCAGTCGGTCAGGATCTTGTCGTCTTTATGGGGATGAATCCGTTTCTCCCGAACTGCAAAAAGTTTTTGCCGGGCAGCTTCCAGGCGTCTGTGAAGGTCTTGCTCAGGTATCTTTAAGTCGTGGGCTAACTCGGCAAGGGGTTTCTTGAGGTATAGGATATTCGTTCCTGTGGTATGGCCTGTGGCCTGCTCGATAAAATTACCCTCCCTTTCAAAATTATAAATCTTCAAAATGAGATCCGCCTCTCCGGGATCGAACAACCGTCGAATTTCCTCCACCGACCAGAGGTAAAACTTTCCTTCTTCACCTTCACTGTCGGCATCTTCAGCCGAATAAAATCCCCCCTCGGGCGAAGTCATATCCCTCAGAACATAGGTAAACACTTCCCGAGCGGTTCTGGCATAGTCTTCTTTCCCTGTCGCCTGATAAGCTTCTATATAGGCCATAGCCAGTAAGGCTTGATCGTAAAGCATCTTTTCAAAGTGGGGCAGAAGCCATCTAGCATCGGTGGAATAGCGATGGAACCCAAATCCGATATGGTCATACATGCCTCCCAATCGCATTCCTTGAAGTGTTTTTTCTACCATCTTCAACGCTGTAGCATTCCCTGTGCGTTTCCAATAACGCAGCAAGAAAAAAATCTTGTGGGGAGTCGGAAACTTGGGCGCCCCCCCGAAGCCTCCATGTTGTTCATCAAAATACCTGGCCAGTTGATCGTAAGCCGATTTTAAGATTGACCCGGTCAAATCTTCACCCGGTACGGTATGGGAGATCTCCTGAAGCGCCAAGGTGAGTTTGTTGGCTGCATCTAGAGCCTCATCGCGGCGAGTCAACCAGATCTCATGAATGCGGGGTATCAAATCCAACATGCCAATTCGACCGTACCGACTCTCTTTAGGAAAATAAGTCCCGGCGAAAAAGGGCTTTTTATCCGGGGTCATAATGATGGTCAAAGGCCACCCTCCACTCTGGGTCATCAGCTGACAGACGGTCATGTAAATATTGTCTATATCCGGTCTCTCCTCCCGATCTACTTTGATGGAAACAAATACTTCATTCATTAATCGGGCTACTTCCGGGTCTTCAAAAGACTCACGTTCCATGACATGACACCAGTGACAGGTGGAATAACCGATAGAGAGAAAAATTGGCTTATCTTCCCTCCGTGCCTTCTCAAAAGCCTCTTCCCCCCAGGGATACCAGTCCACCGGGTTATGGGCATGCTGCAATAAATAAGGACTCTTCTCGTGTATTAATCGATTCGTGTGTTTTTCTTCTTTTTGTTCCATGTTTTTTACCTCCTGACTTAGAGTTCCAGAATTTCCCAAGAACTCTGTTAATAAGATCACCTCCATGATTAAGATGAACCATGACCCTCTTCGATGGTCCTCTTTTCCTTCCACCCTAAATCCCTCCTCCTAACAGATAAAAATTACCCTTGCGAATTTAGTGTAACTTCAATTAATTTGAAAGGCAATATTTTTAAAAACTTTAATGATCTGTTTAAATTTAAATAGGTTGTATATCATCATGGGAAAAAAGAATGTTCATGGAACACGAGAAAACCTGGGATTTTTATTGGCGAGAGCTTCCCAGCGATGGAATGAGTTGTTATACGAAGGTTTTTGTCGGGCTAACTATCCCGATGTACGCCCCGCTTATGGTTCTATTTTGATTCTACTTTTTGAAGAAAATGGCTTACAGATGGGGGAACTTGCAAGGCGAGCCCGACTTAGTAAACAAACCATGACGACCCTCATAAAGGCCATGGAACAAAAAGGACTTGTCATACGTAGGCGAGACCCGGAAGATGCCCGAGCCTTTCGTATTTACCTGACGGCTCGTAGCCGCCGTTTTAAGGCTGTAGCCGAAGAGGTTTTAAACGAGCTGGATGAGCAGGTAAAAGCTCGACTGACTCCGGAACAGGTATCCATATTAAGGAATTCTCTCAAAGCACTCCTGAACCTCTCCCGCTAACCTGCCCAACTTAGAAACTGTTCAGGTTGACTTGTTGAATTCTCCAAAGGTTGTAACACCTGATTTATCCCTTAAAATCATTCCCATAATCCTCAACAAATTAGTCTTATATAGAACCATCTCACAGGGAATGGCTCTATTAGGAATCCTGAAAATCCA
This sequence is a window from Candidatus Limnocylindrales bacterium. Protein-coding genes within it:
- a CDS encoding thioredoxin domain-containing protein, encoding MEQKEEKHTNRLIHEKSPYLLQHAHNPVDWYPWGEEAFEKARREDKPIFLSIGYSTCHWCHVMERESFEDPEVARLMNEVFVSIKVDREERPDIDNIYMTVCQLMTQSGGWPLTIIMTPDKKPFFAGTYFPKESRYGRIGMLDLIPRIHEIWLTRRDEALDAANKLTLALQEISHTVPGEDLTGSILKSAYDQLARYFDEQHGGFGGAPKFPTPHKIFFLLRYWKRTGNATALKMVEKTLQGMRLGGMYDHIGFGFHRYSTDARWLLPHFEKMLYDQALLAMAYIEAYQATGKEDYARTAREVFTYVLRDMTSPEGGFYSAEDADSEGEEGKFYLWSVEEIRRLFDPGEADLILKIYNFEREGNFIEQATGHTTGTNILYLKKPLAELAHDLKIPEQDLHRRLEAARQKLFAVREKRIHPHKDDKILTDWNGLMIAALAKGAQVLDEPAYAEAARRAVDFIFGHLRNPEGRLLHRYRHGQAGLPANVDDYAFLIWGLLELYEATFQVPYLQAALDLNADLIKYFWDERNGGFYFTAHDGENLLIRPKEIYDGAVPSGNSVAMLNLLRLGRITANPDLEAKAAKIGRVFSANVKESPIAHTQLLVALDFAIGPSYEVVMVGNSQAEDTKVMLQALRRQFIPNKVVLFRPSEPETPEITRLAEFTQNQSGLNGKATAYVCLNYHCELPTTDVNKMLELLGIRD
- a CDS encoding MarR family transcriptional regulator; amino-acid sequence: MGKKNVHGTRENLGFLLARASQRWNELLYEGFCRANYPDVRPAYGSILILLFEENGLQMGELARRARLSKQTMTTLIKAMEQKGLVIRRRDPEDARAFRIYLTARSRRFKAVAEEVLNELDEQVKARLTPEQVSILRNSLKALLNLSR